The Populus nigra chromosome 4, ddPopNigr1.1, whole genome shotgun sequence genome contains the following window.
aacaaaaaaaagcccAAACGCCATTTTTTCGCATTTCGCTTAACAACTAACACAACAAAAACTTCCATTCTTctgtccctctctctctcttcttcattaCTCCTGCTGGTTTCATtgcttttaaattgaatttattccCTTCTTTCATTTCATTGAAGAAGCTCAAATTTTGAAGAGTAAAAGAGTGacagaacaagaagagaagatctGGGTTTGGCTTATTTTCGCTGGATTTTCTTGGGCCTTTGAAGAGGTAGAGGCAGAGAAGGTGGTGATGGTGTTGTTAATGGgttaaaatgattgaaagatgATAGAAATGAACAAGAATAAAGACGTCAGGCCAAGAGCCAGTCGGTTCTCAAGACAACAGATTAAGCAATCTGGACAAAAGCTTCTCTctggtgattttttttggtgtgttaatttcaattttaattaattttctgatccccaagaaaaaaaattaaaaatgtttttacttgaaaacaaagaaacaaaacccaaaatgaAGACTTGTCGTTATCTGTTTTATTCTTATTCTGCTTCTGTCGTATCTTATTTTATGCTCTTTACTACTTTGTTAGCTATTTCTAGTAGTATCTTGTCTcttatcttttatcttcttgtgatttttttcccaAGGTTTGAATGGTGGtgattttgttgtttcttgGGAGAAATCGAAGAGAATTAAAAGGTTGAGTgctgttaataataataatagtgaaagTAATAAGGGGAGTTGTAGTTACGACGTGGAGGAAGAAAAGAAGTGTGAGATGGGAGGTGGTGAAGGTTGTGACGTGTTTGATAAAGAAGTTCTTCAAGCACCTTCCGCTACTATTGGTATTGCAAGTACTAGCAACAAGAAATTCAAGCTTCCCAGAAAGGTAGGCTCAGTaattatgaggtggttggttttttttaattaatttccttcTTGTTCTAATGTTTGGTTGAATTTTAAAGCAGCTTATTGATGATTGCAATGGTGTTGTTCCGAGGAAGCTACGGTCAGGTGTGTTATTACGTTTGTCAATTCAGAAATCAAGCAGTACGACGTTTTTCTTGGtggggtttttttggttatttactTGGATGTGTCTAGGTTTTCAAAACTAAGTGTTTTTTTGGTGGTGGGAATTTCTTGGAAGtttcttcttttcatgtttttggatggttttgttttgtttatggcTTTGTAAATTTTGGATTGGAGTTGAAGCAAAACTGAAGCTTTttgccatttcttttctttttaaggaaGAAAGATTCTGTGTGTTGTactttttaattctatttattgtGCTGATGGTGCCACTTTCGTGGtgtatttattctttttaagcAATTATTTATGGTAtcgtgtttgatatttttttagttctttaataTTCGCAAGCTTGCTTTTCCAAGGGAGATACTTTcagtttcttaaaaaagaacaaagtttacttcatttttcttttcatgaaaaaaagcaagaaattaaatatCAGTTCTTCATGTTTTTGCTGGCATAGTTTTGTAAATATACATGACCATTTTCAGCCATGAAGAAACGCAATCGCGAATCTGTCTCCCCACCTTTTCCAGATTCAAAGAAGCTAAGCCACACTCATGGTGGGGTGGAATCACTGAAAAGGGATGGTTTAAAGAAATTGGGATTGAAAGTGGTTAGCCGGTTATCTCTAGCTTCTGATTTCAGTTAAATTCTTATTCCCCTTCTATTGAGCACTTCAATttatataaagttaaaaatgcttttccaGACACAACCAGGGCCAGACTGGTCCAGTAAACAGAGTGTCTGTGGGCCAATAAccaaagatgaagaagaagttgtGGAGACCTTGTATTCTTTGGCTGGGATGTTTGCCAATAATGAAGAACCCAAAAATGATTGTAAATTGGGCAATGCTTCTTTGGATGCGAGTCGTTCAACTTTGCAAGAACGTAGTGAGAGTGATTCCCCTAttattgaaggtttttttttttttagtttcctcaattttattattgtgcttttttttttaatgctgtgTTGTAAGTATGTTGTTTATCTAATTCTGTAGCCGTAAAAGAGGACTTGAACTCAATTTGCCTTCCGAGAATTGATGAGGCTGCTGAGGAAACATGGCATGTGGAAACTGCCAAAGTTGATTGTTTGAACGAGCCTAGTTTTCAAGAATGGCCTACTTTGTCTAGCGATAAAGTCCAAGGTGAATTAGGTAGTTGTGTTGCTCAAGTGAATCTGCCCACTATGTTTGCTAAACAGGAGGAGCTAAAGCCATTGTGTGATTCTTTCAATCTCTTCATTGCCCCTGAGCAATATCAGGACACTGTGTAtgcttttcttgtctttttttctcttttggttgTTATGTTAAATGCATTCCTTTGTTCATGGCTCCAAggcatttgtttatttattcctTACATTTTTTGAGCTTGCAGCAAAGTGAAGCAGTCCACACAGTTGGAGACCTCACTCGAGAGAAAGCCAGACATTGCCTTGGGGCTGACAGCAACTGTAAGTCAACAGGATCAACGACATACAATCTGTCAATCCAAGACCAATGGTAAAACTCCTGCTCCTGGGAAATTATCATCTCAATAGCATACAATTTGATTGTAGATTACTTTTGTCTTGTGTAGTACTACACTTAATAGTTGATGTTTTCATCTGAAGGTCCAGCGTTGTGGCCAGGTTTGTCTTCAACTGTATCAAGTGGTGCATGCAATTATGGATCTTCATCACAGTAATTTTCTCCCATTTCTTTGGTTTTGTACATTTACATCATCCATTATTTTGCAATTTGTCATGCAATTTTACCTATTTCAGATCTTCTGCCACCAAATTTCCTTCTTGGATGGATACTGATTGTGGTGCTACCAGGCCCAGTTCATTCCAAAAATGTTCTTCTACTGGAAAGGTGATAGTTATGTCTAATGATTATTTCTCTTGCCTGGATGAATTGGTTGTTCAAAACTTTTATGACTGGTTTATCTGATGGACTGTGACTTACACAGGCTTCTAAAGTCAATACTGGTAAAAGATCATGGAAGAGGTCCTCAACCCATGTTTATATAAGTCGTCTCATTCGGGTTTTACAAATTCCAGAGAGCAGAGATAGCTTGCCTCTGCATCTGAATCAACTGAGGCCACATGATATATTAAGGCAAGGTGTATTTATGACAATAAACAACTTCAATGGCAACAGGAATGGTTTGAATGGCGCTACACCTTCTAGAGCCATAGTTAACATGACTGACAAGAATTCAAATCAACGACAAAGACTCCATCAAGATCAGCCACAGACTCCTCCTGGCGTGTACAATTCTCAGAAGCAGGTAAATCTAGCATTCAATTTccaatgatttattattttctaactggttttgatcaatttttacTCCCTTGCAGACTTTCAATTTCTTGTCTTTGTCAACTGGCGGGGGCAGCCTGGAAGCTAATAACATTTCTAATGGAGTTGGAAATAGGTCTGAACAATCA
Protein-coding sequences here:
- the LOC133691397 gene encoding uncharacterized protein LOC133691397 isoform X1, which codes for MIEMNKNKDVRPRASRFSRQQIKQSGQKLLSGLNGGDFVVSWEKSKRIKRLSAVNNNNSESNKGSCSYDVEEEKKCEMGGGEGCDVFDKEVLQAPSATIGIASTSNKKFKLPRKQLIDDCNGVVPRKLRSAMKKRNRESVSPPFPDSKKLSHTHGGVESLKRDGLKKLGLKVTQPGPDWSSKQSVCGPITKDEEEVVETLYSLAGMFANNEEPKNDCKLGNASLDASRSTLQERSESDSPIIEAVKEDLNSICLPRIDEAAEETWHVETAKVDCLNEPSFQEWPTLSSDKVQGELGSCVAQVNLPTMFAKQEELKPLCDSFNLFIAPEQYQDTVKVKQSTQLETSLERKPDIALGLTATVSQQDQRHTICQSKTNGPALWPGLSSTVSSGACNYGSSSQSSATKFPSWMDTDCGATRPSSFQKCSSTGKASKVNTGKRSWKRSSTHVYISRLIRVLQIPESRDSLPLHLNQLRPHDILRQGVFMTINNFNGNRNGLNGATPSRAIVNMTDKNSNQRQRLHQDQPQTPPGVYNSQKQTFNFLSLSTGGGSLEANNISNGVGNRSEQSAQQKFPYLHSHLQQQHSTLASFPMSQAYCTSSSYPDQPAAQQARVLQPPYFGNLYCGSRTSPSGFAKQQQKQQQEHQEQLQRLWEAQLAAAQYRTSANSTTMTQFPNWQNVRQVSPTQISRAQPTIPTLSSQEALGPKYAQISQQQLMTITTLPHARVRRQDHHLSSVYEETGGGFRTVGALPLQLLCNDRL
- the LOC133691397 gene encoding uncharacterized protein LOC133691397 isoform X2, with product MIEMNKNKDVRPRASRFSRQQIKQSGQKLLSGLNGGDFVVSWEKSKRIKRLSAVNNNNSESNKGSCSYDVEEEKKCEMGGGEGCDVFDKEVLQAPSATIGIASTSNKKFKLPRKLIDDCNGVVPRKLRSAMKKRNRESVSPPFPDSKKLSHTHGGVESLKRDGLKKLGLKVTQPGPDWSSKQSVCGPITKDEEEVVETLYSLAGMFANNEEPKNDCKLGNASLDASRSTLQERSESDSPIIEAVKEDLNSICLPRIDEAAEETWHVETAKVDCLNEPSFQEWPTLSSDKVQGELGSCVAQVNLPTMFAKQEELKPLCDSFNLFIAPEQYQDTVKVKQSTQLETSLERKPDIALGLTATVSQQDQRHTICQSKTNGPALWPGLSSTVSSGACNYGSSSQSSATKFPSWMDTDCGATRPSSFQKCSSTGKASKVNTGKRSWKRSSTHVYISRLIRVLQIPESRDSLPLHLNQLRPHDILRQGVFMTINNFNGNRNGLNGATPSRAIVNMTDKNSNQRQRLHQDQPQTPPGVYNSQKQTFNFLSLSTGGGSLEANNISNGVGNRSEQSAQQKFPYLHSHLQQQHSTLASFPMSQAYCTSSSYPDQPAAQQARVLQPPYFGNLYCGSRTSPSGFAKQQQKQQQEHQEQLQRLWEAQLAAAQYRTSANSTTMTQFPNWQNVRQVSPTQISRAQPTIPTLSSQEALGPKYAQISQQQLMTITTLPHARVRRQDHHLSSVYEETGGGFRTVGALPLQLLCNDRL
- the LOC133691397 gene encoding uncharacterized protein LOC133691397 isoform X3 gives rise to the protein MIEMNKNKDVRPRASRFSRQQIKQSGQKLLSGLNGGDFVVSWEKSKRIKRLSAVNNNNSESNKGSCSYDVEEEKKCEMGGGEGCDVFDKEVLQAPSATIGIASTSNKKFKLPRKQLIDDCNGVVPRKLRSAMKKRNRESVSPPFPDSKKLSHTHGGVESLKRDGLKKLGLKVTQPGPDWSSKQSVCGPITKDEEEVVETLYSLAGMFANNEEPKNDCKLGNASLDASRSTLQERSESDSPIIEAVKEDLNSICLPRIDEAAEETWHVETAKVDCLNEPSFQEWPTLSSDKVQGELGSCVAQVNLPTMFAKQEELKPLCDSFNLFIAPEQYQDTVKVKQSTQLETSLERKPDIALGLTATVSQQDQRHTICQSKTNGPALWPGLSSTVSSGACNYGSSSQSSATKFPSWMDTDCGATRPSSFQKCSSTGKASKVNTGKRSWKRSSTHVYISRLIRVLQIPESRDSLPLHLNQLRPHDILRQGVFMTINNFNGNRNGLNGATPSRAIVNMTDKNSNQRQRLHQDQPQTPPGVYNSQKQTFNFLSLSTGGGSLEANNISNGVGNRSEQSAQQKFPYLHSHLQQQHSTLARVLQPPYFGNLYCGSRTSPSGFAKQQQKQQQEHQEQLQRLWEAQLAAAQYRTSANSTTMTQFPNWQNVRQVSPTQISRAQPTIPTLSSQEALGPKYAQISQQQLMTITTLPHARVRRQDHHLSSVYEETGGGFRTVGALPLQLLCNDRL